Genomic window (Chromatiales bacterium):
TCACCATCCTCGCCCGCAAGCTCGCCCGTATCGCCTTCGCCATCCTCAAAAACGGGGCCGACTATGTGCCGCGAAAGCCTTGTCTTACGACATAGAATCTCCTACGTGTATGGCTCTTCCCCCTCTGTGTCCTCTGTGGCTAAAACAGCTTCAAGGCGCGTAGCGCCACCCATGCCTCACACTTGAGCCTCCCGCCCCATCCTCCGGTAGGAGGCCAGCCCTCTGGCCGATGGGGTTGTGCAGCGGGCATGGTCGTTATCGCCGAGGGGGCTCGGCTCCTACGTGTATGGCTCTTCCCTCTCTGTGCCCTCTGTGGCTATAACGGCTAACCGAAGCGCCACCCACGCCTGGCACCTATCCGTTAACGCCTCACGGCCCCCCAAGGCAATCCTCGAAGGCCGCTGCCAGGTTGAGGAGCAGCTGCGCGTAGGCGTCGGGGCCGTCCGCGATGTCGGTGCCCAGCGGGTCGAGTACGGCGGCGCGGGCCTCCGTGTCCTGGATGAGGGTGTCGACCAGGGCCGGGCGGAACTGGGGTTCGGCGAAGACGCAGCGGGCATGGGTGTCGCGGATGAGGGCGCGGATCTCGCTCACCCGGCGCGCGCCGGGGGTGCGGCCCGGGTCGATGGTGAGCGCGGCGGCATGGGCGAGGCCGTAGCGGCGCTCGAAGTACTGGTAGGCGTCGTGGAAGACCACGTAGCTGCCCTGCAGGTCTGCGAGGCGCGACGTCAGTTCCCGGTCCAGTGCGGCCAGGCGCTGGCGCAGCCGTTCCGCGTTGGCGGCATAGCGGTCGGCGTTCGCCGGGTCGCGTTCGCGCAGCCGTGCCTCCAGGGCATCGACGATGACCCGTGCATTGCCCGGGTCCAGCCAGAGGTGGGCATCGACGTCATGCCCGGCGTGCCCGTGGTCGTCGTGTGTGTGCTGGCCGTGCAGCCGGTGCAGCGTCATGCCGGGCAGGGCCAGTGCACG
Coding sequences:
- a CDS encoding zinc ABC transporter substrate-binding protein, producing MPRTALVRFALLTVLGLLALALALPARAGAPRVAATIKPLHSLAAAVTEGVSTPHRLLADGSSPHAYSLKPSDMRALHAADILLWVGPELETFLQGPIRSLPGTTHEIRALALPGMTLHRLHGQHTHDDHGHAGHDVDAHLWLDPGNARVIVDALEARLRERDPANADRYAANAERLRQRLAALDRELTSRLADLQGSYVVFHDAYQYFERRYGLAHAAALTIDPGRTPGARRVSEIRALIRDTHARCVFAEPQFRPALVDTLIQDTEARAAVLDPLGTDIADGPDAYAQLLLNLAAAFEDCLGGP